Proteins encoded by one window of Polaribacter haliotis:
- a CDS encoding geranylgeranylglyceryl/heptaprenylglyceryl phosphate synthase, with protein sequence MVNIYQNILQAKKEGKKLLAVLIDPEKIELQNIPSFFEKVHQSMATHIFVGGSTDVNNETEAVVSAIKKATKLPIILFPGDVSQITNKADGILFLSLLSGRNPEYLIEQQIKSVPFLKKTDLEIIPTGYILIDGKKETATQKVSNTKPIPQENKTLILNTALAGEFSGKKLIYLEAGSGATVPVDENIITLVENNLSIPLIVGGGIRSKKQLDAAFNSGANLVVIGTAFENDESFFNNLKK encoded by the coding sequence ATCGTGAATATCTACCAAAACATCTTACAAGCAAAAAAAGAAGGCAAAAAATTATTGGCTGTTTTAATTGATCCTGAAAAAATAGAACTCCAAAATATTCCTTCTTTTTTTGAAAAAGTACACCAATCTATGGCAACTCATATTTTTGTGGGTGGAAGTACAGATGTTAATAATGAAACTGAAGCTGTTGTTTCTGCTATAAAAAAAGCTACAAAATTACCTATAATTTTATTTCCTGGTGATGTTTCTCAAATAACCAATAAAGCAGATGGAATTCTGTTTTTAAGCTTGCTTTCTGGAAGAAATCCTGAATATTTAATTGAACAACAAATAAAAAGTGTTCCGTTTTTAAAAAAAACAGACTTAGAAATTATTCCAACAGGCTACATTTTAATTGATGGAAAAAAAGAAACTGCCACGCAAAAAGTTAGCAACACAAAACCAATTCCGCAAGAAAATAAAACGCTTATTTTAAACACAGCTTTGGCTGGTGAATTTTCTGGCAAAAAACTTATTTATTTAGAAGCTGGCTCAGGAGCCACAGTTCCTGTGGACGAAAACATTATAACTCTTGTGGAGAATAATCTTTCTATTCCTTTAATTGTTGGTGGTGGAATTCGTTCTAAAAAACAGTTAGATGCAGCTTTTAATTCAGGTGCAAATTTGGTAGTTATTGGAACTGCTTTTGAAAATGACGAAAGCTTTTTTAATAATTTGAAAAAATAA
- the pnuC gene encoding nicotinamide riboside transporter PnuC, with amino-acid sequence MSEIFDFFFSQYKEYATIDIVLEIIAVIFGFLSVWFSKQNKIWVFPTGMISTVIFVYLLLKWELLGDMMINAYYFIMSVYGWYIWTRKVDETQVTPISGTTSKEKKTAFLIFLATLVFVYIVYNYFNKWTSWVAYVDTITTGIFFVGMWLMAKRKVENWLFWIVGDLISVPLYLYKGFTFTSFQYFGFTFIAIFGYLAWKKSLHKTQLTS; translated from the coding sequence ATGTCAGAAATTTTTGATTTCTTTTTTTCTCAATATAAAGAATACGCAACCATAGATATTGTTCTCGAAATTATTGCCGTAATTTTTGGTTTTTTATCTGTTTGGTTTTCGAAACAAAATAAAATTTGGGTGTTTCCAACAGGAATGATTAGCACCGTAATTTTTGTGTATCTTTTATTAAAATGGGAACTTTTAGGAGATATGATGATAAATGCATATTATTTTATAATGAGTGTTTATGGTTGGTATATTTGGACGCGTAAAGTCGATGAAACTCAAGTAACTCCTATTTCTGGGACAACTTCTAAAGAGAAAAAAACAGCATTTTTAATATTTTTAGCAACCTTAGTTTTCGTTTATATTGTGTATAATTATTTTAATAAATGGACAAGTTGGGTTGCTTATGTAGATACCATTACCACTGGAATTTTCTTTGTAGGTATGTGGTTAATGGCAAAAAGAAAAGTAGAAAACTGGCTTTTTTGGATTGTTGGAGACCTAATTTCTGTACCTTTATATTTGTATAAAGGATTCACTTTTACAAGTTTTCAATATTTTGGATTTACTTTTATTGCCATTTTTGGTTATTTAGCATGGAAAAAGAGCTTACACAAAACCCAATTAACATCGTAA
- a CDS encoding AAA family ATPase: MEKELTQNPINIVKVVLFGPESSGKTTLSRHLARHYNTVWAPEFAREYLQNKWNNERKTCEKDDLLPIAIGQMELENSLAKKADKILICDTDLLETKVYSEEFYGGFVDDKLNEAANKNEYDLYLLTYIDTPWEEDDLRDRPEQRLEMFNAFENALKTHNKNYILLKGDKETRLKNATKAIDKILKEKKNLHSFSDTLQDLDMHFLHQNSEGFGNSYEY, from the coding sequence ATGGAAAAAGAGCTTACACAAAACCCAATTAACATCGTAAAAGTTGTTTTATTTGGTCCAGAATCTTCTGGAAAAACAACACTTTCTCGACATTTAGCAAGACACTACAATACTGTTTGGGCGCCTGAATTTGCACGCGAATATTTACAAAATAAATGGAACAACGAACGTAAAACTTGCGAAAAAGACGATTTATTACCTATTGCAATCGGACAAATGGAATTAGAGAATTCCTTGGCTAAAAAAGCAGATAAAATTCTTATTTGTGATACAGATCTATTGGAAACAAAAGTATATTCTGAAGAATTTTATGGTGGTTTTGTGGACGACAAATTAAACGAAGCTGCAAATAAAAATGAATACGATTTGTATTTACTAACTTATATAGATACGCCTTGGGAAGAAGACGATTTACGTGACAGACCAGAACAACGTTTAGAAATGTTTAATGCTTTTGAGAACGCTCTAAAAACTCATAACAAAAATTATATTTTATTAAAAGGTGACAAAGAAACTCGTTTAAAAAATGCCACAAAAGCCATTGATAAAATTCTGAAAGAAAAGAAAAATTTACACTCTTTTTCTGATACTTTGCAAGATTTAGATATGCATTTTTTACATCAAAATTCGGAGGGTTTTGGGAACTCTTATGAATATTAA
- the arfB gene encoding alternative ribosome rescue aminoacyl-tRNA hydrolase ArfB has translation MNTENIIKELNFKAIRSSGAGGQHVNKTSSKIELTFDLENSLSLSDREKELLKTKLSSKLTKENSLILFCEETRSQHRNKEIAIKRFLELIKLNLIRPKKRRKTKPSRASVKKGIEKNKRTSLKKALRKKPKLD, from the coding sequence ATGAACACAGAAAACATCATAAAAGAATTAAATTTTAAGGCCATTAGAAGTTCTGGTGCTGGTGGGCAACATGTAAATAAAACATCGTCTAAAATTGAACTGACTTTCGATTTAGAAAACTCGTTATCACTTTCTGATAGAGAAAAAGAACTTTTGAAAACGAAACTTTCTTCGAAATTAACCAAAGAAAATTCGCTTATTCTGTTTTGTGAGGAAACGCGTTCTCAACACAGAAACAAAGAAATTGCTATTAAACGTTTTTTAGAATTGATAAAATTGAATTTAATTCGTCCTAAAAAAAGAAGAAAAACAAAACCAAGCAGAGCTTCTGTTAAAAAAGGTATTGAAAAAAATAAAAGAACTTCTCTTAAAAAAGCACTTAGAAAAAAACCCAAGTTAGATTAA
- a CDS encoding TonB-dependent receptor, with protein sequence MKKISIFLFLFASILANAQSFTFSGKIVDENKKPLFGATILVKETKKGTATDFDGNFSLKLPKGVYTLQASFIGYKTISEKITISKNEEYVIQLNPDATQLGEILVSAVRVNADVPVTFSNLSKKEIAKRNLGQDIPILMNYLPNVVSSSDAGAGVGYTYMSVRGSNGERINVTVNGIPYNDAESHGSFWVNLGDFASSTQNLQLQRGVGTSTNGSGAFGASLNILTDAVSEEAFGEISNSFGSFATRKHTVKFSTGKLNNNIEIAGRLSNIYSDGYVDRAFSDLKSYYLQGSYSDENTLIKAITFGGKERTYQSWFGLTKQQLEEDRRQNPYTYENEVDNYEQNHYQLHWNEKINENWSTNLGLNYTKGSGYFEQFKEDEDVSDFGGIVEATNGNGETDLIVRRWLDNDFHVINFSTNYKAEGINFVSGISYSKYDGDHFGEVIWAKQFGTNANIRDRYYFSDAQKTDFSAFAKATFDVSEKLGVYVDLQGRFVNYKTKGITSDIVPIDVDANFNFFNPKFGFTYEINNDNNLYASFAVANREPNRNDFENGVTTPETLHDYELGWRFKKETVKLNTNIYYMNYKNQLVLTGALDDVGAPIRATSGNSYRLGLEIDADITLSDQFSVRPNVAFSSNKNQDFFIEENGAPKSLGDTNLSYSPDIVFGNVLTYKPLNNIEISLFSKYVGEQFLNNIGDTDSKLESYLTSDLNLVYQIKPNKVFKSIIFTGLVNNIFNKEYVANAIDYGGGYIYYYPQATRNFLVGVTLKF encoded by the coding sequence ATGAAAAAAATATCCATTTTTTTATTCTTGTTTGCAAGTATACTTGCAAACGCCCAATCGTTTACATTTTCAGGAAAAATTGTCGACGAAAACAAAAAACCGTTATTTGGTGCAACCATTTTAGTGAAAGAAACTAAAAAAGGAACTGCAACAGATTTCGACGGAAATTTTAGTCTTAAACTCCCAAAAGGTGTTTATACTTTGCAAGCTTCTTTTATTGGTTACAAAACCATTTCAGAGAAAATAACCATCTCGAAAAACGAAGAATATGTAATTCAGCTGAACCCAGATGCTACACAATTAGGAGAAATTTTGGTTTCTGCAGTTCGTGTAAATGCAGATGTGCCTGTTACTTTTTCGAACTTGTCGAAGAAAGAAATTGCGAAACGTAATTTAGGGCAAGACATTCCTATTTTAATGAATTATTTGCCAAACGTAGTTTCGTCTAGTGATGCTGGTGCTGGAGTTGGTTACACATACATGAGCGTTCGTGGTTCTAATGGCGAGCGAATTAATGTAACTGTAAATGGAATTCCTTATAACGATGCAGAAAGTCATGGTAGTTTTTGGGTGAATTTAGGCGATTTTGCTTCTTCTACTCAGAATTTGCAATTGCAACGTGGAGTTGGAACTTCTACAAACGGTTCTGGTGCTTTTGGTGCGAGTTTAAATATTTTAACGGATGCAGTTTCAGAGGAAGCTTTTGGAGAAATTTCGAACTCTTTTGGTTCTTTTGCAACCAGAAAACATACCGTAAAATTTAGCACTGGTAAGCTAAATAACAACATAGAAATTGCAGGACGTTTGTCTAATATTTATTCGGATGGTTATGTAGACAGAGCTTTTTCTGATTTAAAATCGTACTATTTACAAGGAAGTTATTCTGATGAAAATACGTTGATAAAAGCCATTACTTTTGGTGGAAAAGAAAGAACGTATCAATCTTGGTTTGGTTTAACGAAACAACAATTGGAGGAAGATAGAAGACAAAACCCATATACTTACGAAAATGAAGTTGATAATTACGAACAAAATCATTATCAATTGCATTGGAATGAGAAAATTAACGAAAATTGGTCGACAAATTTAGGGCTGAATTATACCAAAGGTTCAGGATATTTCGAGCAGTTTAAAGAAGATGAAGATGTATCTGATTTTGGCGGAATTGTAGAAGCTACAAATGGAAATGGCGAAACCGATTTAATTGTAAGACGTTGGTTAGATAACGATTTTCATGTAATAAACTTTAGCACAAATTATAAAGCAGAAGGCATAAATTTTGTTTCAGGAATATCGTATTCCAAATATGATGGAGATCATTTTGGTGAAGTAATTTGGGCAAAACAATTTGGTACAAATGCCAATATTAGAGATCGTTATTATTTTTCTGATGCACAAAAAACAGACTTTTCTGCTTTTGCAAAAGCAACTTTCGATGTTAGTGAAAAATTAGGTGTTTACGTGGATTTACAAGGACGTTTTGTAAATTATAAAACCAAAGGAATTACTTCGGATATTGTGCCTATTGATGTGGATGCCAATTTTAATTTCTTTAACCCGAAGTTTGGTTTTACTTACGAAATTAACAACGATAACAATTTATACGCTTCTTTTGCAGTGGCAAATAGAGAACCAAATAGAAACGATTTCGAAAACGGAGTTACTACTCCAGAGACTTTACACGATTACGAATTGGGTTGGCGTTTTAAAAAGGAAACTGTAAAATTAAACACCAATATTTATTATATGAACTATAAAAATCAGTTGGTATTAACAGGTGCTTTGGATGATGTTGGTGCTCCAATTAGAGCAACTTCTGGAAACAGTTACAGATTAGGTTTAGAAATAGATGCAGATATTACACTTTCAGATCAATTTTCTGTTCGTCCAAATGTGGCATTTAGTAGCAATAAAAATCAAGATTTTTTTATTGAAGAAAATGGAGCTCCTAAAAGTTTAGGAGATACTAATTTATCTTATTCACCAGATATTGTTTTTGGTAATGTTCTTACTTACAAACCTTTAAACAATATAGAGATTTCTTTATTTTCTAAATATGTTGGCGAACAATTTTTAAATAATATTGGAGATACAGATTCTAAATTAGAAAGTTATTTAACAAGTGATTTGAATTTGGTCTATCAGATAAAACCAAATAAAGTTTTTAAATCAATTATTTTTACTGGATTGGTAAACAACATTTTCAATAAAGAATATGTAGCTAATGCGATTGATTATGGTGGTGGATATATTTATTATTACCCACAAGCCACAAGAAATTTCTTAGTTGGAGTTACTTTAAAATTCTAA
- a CDS encoding AraC family transcriptional regulator, translating to MIKRFTILKSIDIVEFEAEKTWGYPKHKHNFFELTFILKGKGKHVFNDSDVTYEKGDVFFLTPKDEHEFLVEEPSKFGILKFTEQLFLENTSFNTDKDLKAQVEEIIFNSSISDKSINAYKEDKKQLLYLYKMIKTELENPNLRSRNIILELFGALLLIISRNLISNVDYLSNPILSEKEKIENILGYIRLHLFDADKMKTKALADTFNMSANYISIYVKKQTGISIKDYIIKSKLKLAERLLKESNLNITQIAAKTGFVDVSHFSKIFKNKYGKRPSEYYKK from the coding sequence GTGATTAAAAGATTTACAATTTTAAAATCTATTGATATTGTTGAGTTTGAAGCTGAAAAAACTTGGGGATATCCAAAGCACAAACACAATTTTTTTGAACTTACCTTTATCTTAAAAGGAAAGGGAAAGCATGTGTTTAACGATAGTGATGTTACTTACGAAAAAGGAGATGTTTTCTTTTTAACACCTAAAGACGAACATGAATTTCTGGTGGAAGAACCTTCTAAATTTGGAATTTTAAAATTTACAGAACAACTTTTTTTAGAAAACACAAGTTTTAATACAGATAAAGATTTAAAGGCACAAGTGGAAGAAATAATTTTTAATTCTTCAATTTCAGATAAAAGTATAAATGCCTATAAAGAAGATAAAAAGCAATTATTGTATTTGTATAAAATGATTAAAACGGAATTAGAAAACCCTAATTTACGCAGTAGAAATATTATTTTAGAACTCTTTGGTGCGCTTTTATTAATTATTTCTAGAAATTTAATTTCTAATGTAGATTATTTATCTAACCCTATTTTATCTGAAAAAGAAAAAATTGAAAACATTTTAGGATACATAAGATTGCATCTTTTTGATGCTGATAAAATGAAAACTAAAGCGTTGGCAGATACCTTTAATATGTCTGCAAATTACATTAGTATTTATGTAAAAAAACAGACAGGAATTTCGATAAAAGATTACATTATAAAATCGAAATTAAAATTGGCGGAAAGACTTTTAAAGGAAAGTAATTTAAACATTACCCAAATTGCGGCAAAAACTGGCTTTGTAGATGTGAGCCATTTTAGTAAAATATTCAAAAATAAATACGGAAAAAGACCAAGCGAATATTATAAAAAGTAA
- a CDS encoding polysaccharide deacetylase family protein, which translates to MKTLYKTIAAIILITFSACDAKKELSNQIKNGKSYWPNGAQLVISVSMQFETGGQPEGAESPFSGNPLPLGNVDMPAESWFRYGAKEGVYRMLNLWKKHDIHVTSHVVGEAAIKYPDVAKAIANGGHEIAAHGIAWKDQWNLSYKDELDFIKKGIDTVEAITGQRGRGYNANWLRRGVNTLKVLQELDFLYHIDDLSRDEPFVTKVRGKNFVVMPYTLRNNDIVNIEGKNWSPDQHLAQLKMEFDQLYKEGATKRRMMSISMHDRIGGAPAVVNAVDQFIKYAKEHTGVVFMRKDEIANMVKDDPNTPEDNSEFKFNN; encoded by the coding sequence ATGAAAACATTATACAAAACAATAGCTGCTATTATACTCATAACATTTTCTGCTTGTGATGCTAAAAAAGAATTAAGTAATCAAATTAAGAACGGAAAAAGCTATTGGCCAAATGGAGCGCAATTGGTTATTTCAGTATCTATGCAATTCGAAACTGGTGGACAACCAGAAGGTGCAGAAAGTCCTTTTTCTGGAAATCCATTACCATTGGGAAACGTAGATATGCCAGCAGAAAGTTGGTTTCGTTATGGAGCAAAAGAAGGAGTTTACAGAATGTTAAACCTTTGGAAAAAACACGACATTCATGTTACTTCACATGTCGTTGGTGAAGCTGCCATAAAATATCCAGATGTTGCAAAAGCCATTGCAAATGGTGGTCATGAAATTGCTGCACATGGTATTGCTTGGAAAGATCAATGGAATTTAAGTTATAAAGACGAACTAGATTTCATCAAAAAAGGAATTGACACAGTAGAAGCAATCACAGGCCAAAGAGGTCGTGGTTATAATGCAAATTGGTTGCGAAGAGGTGTAAATACATTAAAAGTTTTGCAGGAATTAGATTTTCTATATCATATAGACGATTTAAGTAGAGACGAGCCTTTCGTGACAAAAGTTAGAGGCAAAAACTTTGTGGTAATGCCTTACACTTTAAGAAATAACGACATTGTAAATATCGAAGGAAAAAATTGGAGTCCAGACCAACATTTAGCACAATTAAAAATGGAATTTGATCAATTATACAAAGAAGGCGCAACAAAAAGACGCATGATGTCTATAAGTATGCACGATAGAATTGGTGGAGCTCCAGCAGTTGTAAATGCAGTAGATCAATTTATAAAATACGCAAAAGAGCACACAGGAGTTGTGTTTATGCGTAAAGATGAAATTGCAAATATGGTAAAAGACGACCCAAATACGCCTGAAGATAATTCTGAATTCAAGTTTAATAATTAG
- a CDS encoding cupin: protein MKTIEINKKGNWDSFWTDELKEALKIAENNEVVGEQLLLETDTFKVWNIQLLAGKSLPFHKHSKPYFYTAITAGKSRSFYSDGRIDETAYKKNDVSYFNDLNESNYFIHNLENIGTSTLLFTTVEFKK from the coding sequence ATGAAAACTATAGAAATTAATAAAAAAGGAAATTGGGATTCTTTTTGGACAGATGAATTAAAAGAAGCGCTAAAAATTGCAGAAAATAACGAAGTTGTTGGCGAACAATTATTATTAGAAACCGATACTTTTAAAGTTTGGAACATTCAATTATTGGCAGGAAAATCTTTACCTTTTCACAAACATTCCAAACCGTATTTTTATACAGCAATTACTGCTGGAAAATCAAGATCTTTTTATAGTGATGGAAGAATAGATGAAACAGCATATAAAAAAAACGACGTTAGTTACTTTAACGATTTAAACGAAAGTAATTACTTTATACACAATTTAGAAAACATTGGTACATCTACATTACTATTTACCACTGTAGAATTTAAAAAATAA
- a CDS encoding alkene reductase, with the protein MKNTLFTPYNMNGISLENRFLMAPMTRSRATQPGDVPNKLMAEYYGQRASAGIIITEATQVSMQGMGYAKTPGIYTQEQIEGWKLVTDEVHKKGSKIFLQLWHVGRVSSSKVNGLQPIAPSAKIAKETTVYIFDGAPNGDATFVPVEEPREMTQEDINQVIEEFRIGAKNAIEAGFDGVEIHGANGYLIDQFLRSNSNERTDNYGGSKENRVRILTEITEAVAKEVGTEKTGVRLSPFISFKDMTDPEILETIQIAAKELESIGVTYIHLCEADWADAPEIPNDFRVQLRENFSKTIIATGNKTPEQANDLLGNNSVDLVGFGRKFLTNPDYPKRVELNAEMNEISDNHTLFGGGTARGYTDYPFLEV; encoded by the coding sequence ATGAAAAATACACTTTTTACTCCTTATAACATGAACGGAATTTCTTTAGAAAACCGTTTTTTAATGGCACCAATGACACGTTCTAGAGCAACTCAACCTGGTGATGTTCCTAATAAATTAATGGCAGAATATTATGGCCAAAGAGCATCTGCAGGAATTATAATTACAGAAGCAACACAAGTTTCTATGCAAGGAATGGGCTATGCAAAAACACCAGGAATTTACACACAGGAACAAATTGAAGGCTGGAAATTAGTAACAGACGAAGTACATAAAAAAGGAAGTAAAATCTTTTTACAATTATGGCATGTTGGTCGTGTTTCGAGTTCTAAAGTAAATGGTTTACAACCAATTGCGCCTTCTGCAAAAATTGCAAAAGAAACAACTGTTTATATTTTTGATGGAGCTCCAAATGGAGATGCAACTTTTGTTCCTGTGGAAGAACCAAGAGAAATGACGCAAGAAGACATCAACCAAGTGATTGAAGAATTTAGAATTGGTGCAAAAAATGCCATTGAAGCAGGTTTTGATGGTGTAGAAATTCACGGAGCAAATGGCTATTTAATAGACCAATTTTTACGAAGTAATTCTAACGAAAGAACTGACAATTATGGAGGAAGCAAAGAAAACAGAGTCCGTATTTTAACTGAAATTACAGAAGCTGTTGCAAAAGAAGTAGGCACAGAAAAAACAGGTGTTCGTTTATCTCCTTTTATCAGTTTTAAAGATATGACTGACCCAGAAATTTTAGAAACCATACAAATTGCAGCAAAAGAATTAGAAAGTATTGGTGTTACTTATATACATTTGTGTGAAGCAGATTGGGCAGATGCTCCTGAAATTCCGAATGATTTTCGAGTTCAATTAAGAGAAAATTTCAGCAAAACAATTATTGCAACAGGAAACAAAACTCCAGAACAAGCAAACGATTTATTAGGTAATAATTCAGTTGATTTAGTTGGTTTTGGTAGAAAATTTTTAACAAATCCAGATTATCCAAAACGTGTAGAATTAAATGCTGAAATGAATGAAATTAGCGATAACCACACTTTATTTGGCGGAGGAACTGCAAGAGGTTACACAGATTATCCTTTTTTAGAAGTATAA
- a CDS encoding sigma-70 family RNA polymerase sigma factor, translating to MRQLKIVKQVTNRDAKSLEKYFQEISKIGLITADEEVELALKIKKGDERALNTLVSANLRFVVSVAKQYQGQGLKLSDLINEGNLGLVKAAKRFDETRGFKFISYAVWWIRQSIMSALAEQSRIVRLPLNKIGSISKIKKIYARLEQDEQRIPTHKEIAKQLDMSETEVAQSMKNSGRHISMDAPFKEGEDSNLYNVLQSDESPRPDNGLMKQSLSIEIDRALDTLSMKEAKVIKMFYGIGNETASSLSEIGERFDLSRERVRQVKQRALNRLKSKSKGHMLRTYLG from the coding sequence ATGAGACAACTTAAAATTGTAAAGCAAGTAACCAATCGTGACGCAAAATCTTTAGAAAAATATTTTCAAGAAATTAGTAAAATTGGGTTAATTACTGCAGATGAAGAAGTAGAGTTGGCTTTGAAAATTAAAAAAGGGGATGAAAGAGCTTTAAATACACTTGTAAGCGCAAATTTAAGATTTGTTGTTTCTGTTGCAAAACAATATCAAGGACAAGGTTTAAAATTATCCGATTTAATAAATGAAGGAAATTTAGGTTTGGTAAAAGCAGCGAAACGTTTTGATGAAACCAGAGGTTTTAAATTTATTTCTTATGCTGTTTGGTGGATTCGTCAATCGATAATGTCTGCACTTGCAGAACAATCTAGAATTGTTCGTTTGCCTTTGAACAAAATTGGAAGTATTAGTAAAATAAAAAAAATTTACGCAAGGTTAGAACAAGATGAGCAACGCATACCAACACATAAAGAAATTGCCAAGCAATTAGATATGTCTGAGACTGAAGTTGCACAATCCATGAAAAATTCTGGACGACACATTTCTATGGATGCACCATTTAAAGAAGGCGAAGATTCTAATTTATACAACGTTTTACAATCGGACGAATCTCCAAGGCCAGATAATGGTTTAATGAAACAATCTTTATCGATAGAAATTGATAGAGCTTTAGATACTTTGTCTATGAAAGAAGCAAAGGTTATAAAAATGTTTTATGGAATTGGAAATGAGACAGCTTCGAGTTTATCGGAAATAGGAGAAAGATTCGATTTATCTAGAGAAAGAGTTCGTCAAGTAAAACAACGCGCTTTAAATCGCTTAAAATCGAAATCTAAAGGACATATGTTAAGAACCTATTTAGGATAA
- a CDS encoding heavy-metal-associated domain-containing protein produces MEKRKLEIMTINIQIENLKCGGCASTIKKGLLGLNGVNEVNVDVEKSIVSITSENENLEKIKEKLSKLGYPEVGDKNTIVQKAKSFVSCAVGRIES; encoded by the coding sequence ATGGAAAAAAGAAAATTAGAAATTATGACAATAAATATTCAAATAGAAAACTTAAAATGCGGTGGTTGTGCTTCCACAATTAAAAAAGGATTGTTAGGTTTAAATGGTGTTAATGAAGTAAATGTTGATGTAGAAAAATCAATCGTTTCCATTACATCTGAAAATGAAAATTTAGAGAAAATAAAAGAAAAGTTATCTAAACTAGGTTACCCAGAAGTGGGAGATAAAAATACCATTGTACAGAAAGCAAAATCTTTTGTTAGTTGTGCAGTTGGTCGAATTGAATCATAA
- a CDS encoding rhodanese-like domain-containing protein: MKKFIFLFLVGTFFTSCDSQKEIKTISTKELKTLLAKENIQLMDVRSPKEIKEGTIETAIFANYFDDDFTEKAMNRLEKSKPVYLVCRSGNRSGKASKILQEKGYDVINISGGYNQWKKEN, from the coding sequence ATGAAGAAGTTTATCTTTTTATTTTTAGTTGGAACATTTTTTACAAGTTGCGATTCTCAAAAAGAAATTAAAACCATTTCTACGAAAGAATTAAAAACACTTTTAGCGAAAGAAAATATTCAATTAATGGATGTGAGATCTCCGAAAGAAATAAAAGAAGGTACTATAGAAACTGCCATTTTTGCCAATTATTTTGATGATGATTTTACCGAAAAAGCAATGAATCGATTAGAAAAATCGAAACCAGTTTATTTGGTTTGCAGAAGTGGAAATAGGAGTGGAAAAGCTAGTAAAATTTTGCAAGAAAAAGGATATGATGTAATAAATATTTCTGGTGGTTACAACCAATGGAAAAAAGAAAATTAG